TACGCGATAGCGCGCCGGTGCCGCTGCCGTTCAAAATGGGGATGCCGATGCTTGGCGGCCCGGTTACCACTGCCGGTCACGTATTCTTTATCGCCGCGACCGCCGATAACTACCTGCGCGCTTTCAGCACCAATACCGGTGAGAAACTGTGGGAAGGTCGACTGCCAGCAGGTGGGCAGGCCACGCCGATGACCTATGAAGCCAACGGTAAACAATACGTAGTGATTGCGGCCGGTGGGCATGGATCTTTCGGCACCAAGCTTGGCGATTACATTATTGCTTACGCGTTGCCCGACGAGAAATAAGCTGCTCAGCAGTTAACTTAACCCCGGCCTGGTGCCGGGGTTTTTTATATCTGCGCCCCACGGCAGGCGGGTAGCACTGGCACTGGCACTGGCACTGGCACTGGCAACAAACGCTGGAGAGTAAGAATGTACAGAGAAAATCAGAAAGTAATATGGCGGAGGAATAAAGCAGGGCCGCTTTTCAGCGGCCCGGAGTGACTATTTTTTGGGTTTATTCAGCTCGCCATCTGGCGGCTGCGATCCCAGCTCGGTGCCGGTTGTCGGATTAACGTCCGGGTTCGAACGGGTACGCAGTACCATGCTTTCCAGATCGGCTTTTTCGCCTTCGGAAAGCATCACAGAAGCCAGCCCGTCGCCACCGTCAACCGCTGGCTGCGGATTTGCTACGTAGTCGAAATTCTCGTCGGAATTCCAGCTACCGCGCACTTCCCCACCTTCAGACATATTGAAGTAGGTGTTCGCATACTGCTCAATCGGCGGCAGTTTGCCCGGCGGGAAATTATTGCGAATCGCGTAGAGCGCTTTTTCAAAGGAGATCTGATGCGCAACTTCACGCGTCATCAGGAAGCCCAGCGCGTCTTTCACGCCCGGATCGTCCGTCAGGTTGATCAGGCGCTCATAAATAATCTTTGCCCGCGCTTCAGCAGCAATATTCGAGCGCAGATCGGCAGTGACTTCACCAATGGTATCGATATAGGCGGCGGTCCACGGAACACCGGCAGAGTTAGTCAGCGGCGGCCCGCCACCGTACAGCAGCGCGGTGGTATGGCTGTCGTTACCGTTGCCGGTTAAGGAACGATAAAGCTCCCCTTCCTGTTCGGTCCCTTCCGCCAGGGCACCTTTCGCCCCTTTGTTCAGCATCCCTACCAGCGAACCGATAATTTCAAGGTGGCTCAGTTCTTCCGTTGCGATATCCAGCAGCATATCCTTGCGGCCAGCATCGTCATCACCGAGACCCTGGGTGAAATAACGGCAGGCCGCAGCCAGCTCACCCTGTGGCCCACCAAACTGCTCAAGCAGCAGGTTTGCCAGGCCAGGGTTAGGCTCAGCCACGCGTACCGTGTACTGCAATTGTTTGACGTGTCTAAACATTGCTCACTCCTCTATTGGCGTTGCCAACCGCGGCAACCCCGATAATGGTGAAATGCCATTTCTGGCTTTGGTTTTATTTTTTCGCTTCGGTGTCCGGCTGTGCCGAGCGCACCATAAACTGTTCGGTAACGTCTGGCAGATGCGTCAGCGCCCAATCCGCCATCGCTTTTTCCTGCTCGCGGATTTGTTCAAATACGCGTGCGCCTTCGCTGTCCCCTGCCAGTTCAGCAGCGGCAATCAGTGAGGTGTAGCAGGCGATTTCAAACTGTTCAAAGACATAGCCGCTAATTGCGCCTTTAACCACTTCATCAGAGGCAAACATGCCGCCAACGGCCTGGCCCATAGCGGCGACTTTGCCCATTATGTCTTTCATGGTGGAATGAGAAGTATCCTGACGATCGATAACCTGTTGCAGCATCTGCTGTTGCTGACGGGTCTCTTCAATATGTTGCTGAAGACGGGCTTTCAGATCAGGATAATGTTCCAGGCGGGCGGACATTTTTTCCAGCATTTCTTCTGCTTGTTTTTCCATTGCATGCGCATCACGCAACCAGCTAAGATAGTTTTCCTGATAAGTCATATATTCACCTCGTGATAAGTGAGTCAGAAAATAAATCTGCCGTCATCAGTTAGCTCGACGTCAGAATCATCTCTTTTCCATTATTCATCGATAATTAGCCGATAAAGTTATATTTAACACCTAAAAAGCGTAGGCAGCAGATCCGTAAATAACAACCCTAACGGTAAAAATTTTGACCGGAGGCGATACCAGAGAAGAGCTTTAGGAATAAGCTTAAATTCGAAGGTAAGTCAAAACAAGAAAGGGGAAAATAATAAACCCCCGACGCAGATAAACCGCGCCAGGAGTAAATAATGGATAAATTAATAAGCTAAGAAATTAGCTGCCCTGCGGACGTCCCCCGCCGTGGCTGTTCTGCCCGCCTTTTTTACCGGCTTCGGATGCTTTTTCACGATCGTTTTTAAAGTTACCGCCGCTGTGCTGTCCGCCTTTTTTACCGGCTTCAGAAGCTTTCTCACGATCTTCAGCGAAATTACCAGGATTGCCACGATGTTCAGCCATTGTATTCCTCCTCGATATTCCATAAATAATATTCTTATCCACTACCGAAGTAGCGGAAAAGAATATTTGCGTGTTCGGATCTAAATCTAGTCGATAAGCGAAGGAATGCAAATGGCAAACGCAGCGGTAATAAGTTGATGATATTAATAAAAACGCAACGAAATAAGCGTTATTTTGAAAAATTTAATTACATTCAGACGTAAAAAACTAATAAGCTGTACAGCGTTAAACAGACGCAACGGTAAATAGCGCGTTAGCGTTCTGCTTATCTTATTACGCGGGAAAATGATTATATAGTCTGGCCCGGTAGCCAGCTATATTGTCGTAATGCATTACTGCCGACATTTTTGTCGAAACTCACCGGGTGTCATTCCGTAGTGACGAACAAAGGTTTTATGGAAGGTATCGTGGGAAGAAAACCCATGCTGAACGGCAACATATTCAATGGTCACATTATCTTCGATCAGCATACGCGCTGAGGCAACCAGCCTTTTCTCGCGGCAGAAAGCGGCCAGAGTTTTGCCGGTTGCAGCATGAAAATAGCGCTGTAGATACCACTTCGAATAGCCTGTTTTCTCTGCACAGTCATCCACGGTAATGCGACGATGCGGATTGCTCTCAATCCAGCGCATCAGCTCACGGATGACGCTGTAGGTAAACATTCTTTCACTTGCTACGCTTACGCCCATTACGATCTCCCTTTACAAAATATCCGTTGTTGGCTGTAGCTCCAGCCGAATCATATGAAGCAGGTTACTCTCCACAATATCTGGCTCACCGTTCAGCATACCGTGCATCGCCAGCGAATCCTGCCCCAGCGTCTGTGCAATTAATCTCCATGCCGTCGCCGCTGCCGTGTCATGGCAGCGCAGCAGCTTCTGCCGCATACCGCGCTCAATAGTATTGCTGACCGAACGGTGCCAAAGGCGCAGCGCATAAACGAAGATCTCATGCAATTCTTTATCCTGCTGGGACAAAATGGAGATCTCACGCCATAGCTCTATCTTGTGCTGTTCCTTATCAGGCTTTATCAGTAGTGCCAGTACCGATTCAATCCCTTCGCGTGCGGCGCTGGCCGCCTGATGTTCCAGCACTTTTTCGTTAACGATCGCGAGAAAAGCCTGGCACTTTAGCTGGTTAAGAGAAGTGAAATGACGATTAATATGCCCAATTGCCGCACCGCTCGCCTGCGCGATTTTGCGGGCAGTGACGGCGGCATACCCTTCCTTTTCAATTAATATGCGGGTGGCGTCAATCAGTAACTCTGCGCGCGCATCCGCCTTTAAATAGCTCATCCTTTTGCCTCGTCTGTTTTCATCGGCTCACATTGTGCCGATTTTTGAACAGGCGTTCAATATTTTTCTTGAACATGCGTTCAAGATTTTTACGACATTTCTTGAATACGGATACATTCTGCCGTATCTGACTGGCAGGCAAAACGCCAACGATCAAACGTTTGCGTACGCTACGAAAGCGTTTGCTTTTTGTTATAACCTGGTTTTGTGACACTATTTTTAACGTCAGCCTGCCACTTAGTGATCTACATCACAAAACAACTGAATCAAAATGAAACAAACTTTGACAAACGTGAGCAATATCTATTTTCTATCCGCAGGATACGGGCAACCTATGCGGGCTGCTCAGAAATATCCATAAGCCTTCCCTGGAGTGGCAGATAACAACATCTTCCCGTTCAACAATGAACACTGGTTCGCGGCCACCTCTGACTCAGCAGAGCGGCCTTTAAGCATGTGGTAACCCATGAAAAAGAAATTATTGATGGCTGGCGCGCTGCTGGCAGCGTCTTATAGCCTCACTTCCCAGGCAGAAACCAACGGTCCTGAGTATCTGTCAGACTGGTGGCATCAAAGCGTTAACGTCGTGGGAAGCAATCACACCCGCTTCGGTCCGCATCTGAATAACGACGTCTACCTGGAATATGAAGCCTTCGCGCATAAAGACTGGTTCGATTTTTACGGCTACATCGATATCCCTAACTTCTTTGGTGCCGCGAACAGCTACCAGCAGGGAATCTGGGATAAAGGTTCGCCGCTGTTTATGGAAATCGAGCCGCGCTTTTCTATCGATAAGCTGACCGGCACCGATCTGAGCTTCGGCCCGTTTAAAGAGTGGTACTTCGCCAACAACTATGTCTACGACATGGGACACAATAGCGATAACCGCCAGAACACCTGGTATATGGGTTTGGGAACCGATATTGATACTCATACCAAAATGTCGCTGGCGCTGAACATCTATGCGAAATATCAGTGGGAAAACTACGGCGCAGCCAATGAAAATAGCTGGGATGGCTACCGCTTTAAAGTGAAATATTTCCTGCCGCTGACCACGCTGTGGGGCGGGAATCTGAGCTATATCGGCTTTACTAACTTTGACTGGGGCTCCGATCTGGCAGATAAGACGCCGGGTTCCTTCCGCAGTAGCAATTCTATCGCTTCCAGTCATATTCTGGCGCTGGGTTACGACCACTGGCACTACTCAGTGGTCGCGCGTTATTTCCATAACGGCGGCCAGTGGGCCGATGGCGCTAACCTGAATTTCGGCGACGGGCCATTTGAAGTGAAATCAACCGGCTGGGGTTACTACCTGGTGGTAGGTTACAACTTCTAATCCGTTACGACCGGGGCGGACAGCTGCCCCGGTTATGTTTACCTGTTGGCTTATACACCGCGACAGGTAAAATCTGTTTATCCGATGATCCAGCCTGACACTTCCATCTAACAGTAAAATTTTATTATTAACCATAAAAATTTTGTTCATGTCAGGCAATCAAACCTGCCAATCATAATATCAATTATTTTTCCTTATCTAATATTTAAGCCTTAAGCTAACGATTTCGATTAATTATTTTCGTAGTTAACCCACTACATTACACATCTGCCAACGAAAAAAAGAAAATGTATAGTCTTTAATTCAATTACCAGTCCTAATCAAATAAACATTATTACGCACTGGTGACATAACTTATATTAAACTCATTCTTTCCCGGTTATCAGGTGATTTATCTTTACAGCTGGCCCTGCGTTTTTAACGCATGAGGAGAATCACAATTTTCATAAATAACCGTGCAAAGCTATTTATTTTTTAAACCACTGTGCTAGCGTATTTGCTCTGCGGATTGTTACTGTAACTACAGGCAAAACCTGCTTTTCTGAATAGTTCCTGGTGATCGTTCACCGTCGGGAGCTATTCAGAAAAGCAGGTTTTTTTTCGTATGGAAAATATCGTTAATCCCTTTTCTCGCTCGTTTAGAATAAGGAACGTTATATGAAAAAATGGCTTATTGCATTTACTCTGTTTCTCTCTACAGGTTCCGCCTGGAGTATGGAAAAAGCGGCCTCTTCAGCAACGGAAGACAGTGAGGTAATTACTCTCTGGCTGGCACGTCATGGCGAAACCTGGCTGAACCGCTTTGGACATGCACAGGGCTGGGCGGATGCTCCGCTTACCGAAGAAGGCAAAGAAACCACACGCTATCTTGGCGAAGGGCTGAAAGGTATTCCTTTTGACAGCTTCTATACCAGCGATGCCGGACGTCAGCGCGAAACCATGCAGATTGTAATAAAGCAGGCCGGTTTGCAGGCCAGTCAGGTACAGGAATTAACCGGCCTGCGCGAGGTTTTCTTCGGCAGTTTTGAAGGCACGCCAGAGAAGATTATGCAGGATGCCGG
The sequence above is a segment of the Mixta intestinalis genome. Coding sequences within it:
- a CDS encoding manganese catalase family protein, yielding MFRHVKQLQYTVRVAEPNPGLANLLLEQFGGPQGELAAACRYFTQGLGDDDAGRKDMLLDIATEELSHLEIIGSLVGMLNKGAKGALAEGTEQEGELYRSLTGNGNDSHTTALLYGGGPPLTNSAGVPWTAAYIDTIGEVTADLRSNIAAEARAKIIYERLINLTDDPGVKDALGFLMTREVAHQISFEKALYAIRNNFPPGKLPPIEQYANTYFNMSEGGEVRGSWNSDENFDYVANPQPAVDGGDGLASVMLSEGEKADLESMVLRTRSNPDVNPTTGTELGSQPPDGELNKPKK
- a CDS encoding ferritin-like domain-containing protein, with amino-acid sequence MTYQENYLSWLRDAHAMEKQAEEMLEKMSARLEHYPDLKARLQQHIEETRQQQQMLQQVIDRQDTSHSTMKDIMGKVAAMGQAVGGMFASDEVVKGAISGYVFEQFEIACYTSLIAAAELAGDSEGARVFEQIREQEKAMADWALTHLPDVTEQFMVRSAQPDTEAKK
- a CDS encoding nucleoside-specific channel-forming protein Tsx yields the protein MKKKLLMAGALLAASYSLTSQAETNGPEYLSDWWHQSVNVVGSNHTRFGPHLNNDVYLEYEAFAHKDWFDFYGYIDIPNFFGAANSYQQGIWDKGSPLFMEIEPRFSIDKLTGTDLSFGPFKEWYFANNYVYDMGHNSDNRQNTWYMGLGTDIDTHTKMSLALNIYAKYQWENYGAANENSWDGYRFKVKYFLPLTTLWGGNLSYIGFTNFDWGSDLADKTPGSFRSSNSIASSHILALGYDHWHYSVVARYFHNGGQWADGANLNFGDGPFEVKSTGWGYYLVVGYNF
- a CDS encoding general stress protein: MAEHRGNPGNFAEDREKASEAGKKGGQHSGGNFKNDREKASEAGKKGGQNSHGGGRPQGS
- a CDS encoding helix-turn-helix transcriptional regulator, with product MGVSVASERMFTYSVIRELMRWIESNPHRRITVDDCAEKTGYSKWYLQRYFHAATGKTLAAFCREKRLVASARMLIEDNVTIEYVAVQHGFSSHDTFHKTFVRHYGMTPGEFRQKCRQ
- a CDS encoding TetR family transcriptional regulator encodes the protein MSYLKADARAELLIDATRILIEKEGYAAVTARKIAQASGAAIGHINRHFTSLNQLKCQAFLAIVNEKVLEHQAASAAREGIESVLALLIKPDKEQHKIELWREISILSQQDKELHEIFVYALRLWHRSVSNTIERGMRQKLLRCHDTAAATAWRLIAQTLGQDSLAMHGMLNGEPDIVESNLLHMIRLELQPTTDIL
- a CDS encoding histidine phosphatase family protein; this encodes MKKWLIAFTLFLSTGSAWSMEKAASSATEDSEVITLWLARHGETWLNRFGHAQGWADAPLTEEGKETTRYLGEGLKGIPFDSFYTSDAGRQRETMQIVIKQAGLQASQVQELTGLREVFFGSFEGTPEKIMQDAGARKMGLSGRDGLFAQLKAGTFSVDRYIDAIAAVDPQGYAENFSQVKSRTQTALRTIVDNAKKNGEKNILVVSSGMALMVMISDLTDDPRKNHPLPNAAVIKMTYKDGKFNVVELGTQRYINEGKIALAKQ